One window from the genome of Malus domestica chromosome 01, GDT2T_hap1 encodes:
- the LOC103406070 gene encoding probable BOI-related E3 ubiquitin-protein ligase 3 translates to MSLVRKTLSLCSSYPTPPLTNYKNYGPFSFLGEDISLHVQQQQFDVDHLISQHMENVRLEVEEKRKRHARWIMEAIEVGMAKRLRDKKEEIEKIRKLNWALVKSLCVENQVWHNLAQTNEATTNALRINLEQVLAHQAKDDDSRQSDANAVVLMDDAQSCCGSSGRDEGRNDGVGELDRRRTVY, encoded by the coding sequence ATGTCCCTCGTGAGGAAAACTTTATCCCTTTGTTCTTCGTACCCGACTCCGCCGTTAACCAACTACAAAAACTACGGCCCTTTCTCTTTTCTCGGCGAAGACATCTCTCTGCACGTGCAGCAGCAACAGTTCGACGTCGACCATCTCATTTCCCAACACATGGAGAATGTGAGATTGGAAGTCGAAGAAAAGAGGAAGCGGCATGCGCGGTGGATAATGGAGGCGATTGAGGTCGGGATGGCGAAGCGGCTGAGGGATAAAAAGGAAGAGATTGAAAAAATAAGGAAGCTGAATTGGGCGCTGGTCAAGTCATTGTGCGTAGAAAACCAAGTATGGCATAACCTGGCTCAGACTAACGAAGCCACCACCAATGCCCTCCGCATCAACCTCGAGCAGGTCCTGGCTCACCAGGCCAAGGATGACGACAGCCGGCAGAGCGACGCCAACGCCGTCGTACTAATGGACGACGCCCAGTCATGCTGCGGAAGCAGCGGCAGGGACGAAGGTCGAAACGACGGAGTTGGGGAGTTAGACAGGAGGCGCACTGTCTACTAG